The proteins below come from a single Deltaproteobacteria bacterium genomic window:
- a CDS encoding nucleotide sugar dehydrogenase — protein IIELLREIGAHVHYCDPYFPVARHTRRHGDLNLRSVPLTAEALGEFDALVVATAHEEFRNALLYAHARLIVDTRNVIGPLFGGKPPMLTVKA, from the coding sequence AATCATCGAATTGCTGCGCGAGATTGGTGCGCACGTGCACTATTGCGACCCATACTTTCCGGTTGCTCGGCATACCCGCAGGCATGGCGACCTGAATCTTCGTTCGGTTCCGCTCACGGCGGAAGCGCTGGGCGAATTCGACGCCCTCGTGGTTGCCACCGCACACGAGGAATTCAGGAACGCACTGCTGTACGCGCACGCGAGGCTGATCGTGGACACCCGCAACGTGATCGGACCGCTGTTCGGCGGCA